The Vicia villosa cultivar HV-30 ecotype Madison, WI linkage group LG1, Vvil1.0, whole genome shotgun sequence genome includes a region encoding these proteins:
- the LOC131643427 gene encoding cysteine-rich receptor-like protein kinase 44, with translation MHIFKSPTIITTQLILVASLLTLLTFPFEASPIYNSFACTDTSYYKPNSNFQTALKTLLSSLISNSTLHNGFYTVNIPLFNSLNDLKGLFLCRADITPSLCQRCVTAAANNITNLCNNQTESIIWYDECFLRYSNNSFLNHMVPATDLESDESVPVTEASQFSNFLASLLKDLAYEAVNSPSGQKFAAKEEKFLASSVYSLAECTPDLSTFDCNTCLQGAISSIGNCCDGERGARSLLPSCNIRYEFYPFYNVSAVSTQPQLPPPSSGKSNVAMIIGVVVAIVMAVAVLIIGCYFLRKRARKKYKYNSTFIQGSSSIRREELTDIECLQFDFATIEAATNCFSDENKIGQGGFGVVYKGILPDGHEIAVKRLSVTSLQGAVEFKNEASLVAKLQHRNLVRMFGFCLEGREKILVYEYIPNKSLDHFLFDPAKQRELDWSKRYKIIVGIARGILYLHEDSQLRIIHRDLKASNVLLDENMNAKISDFGMARIFQGDQTQVNTGRIVGTYGYMSPEYAMRGQFSVKSDVFSFGVLVLEIVSGKKNTDLNQWNDADDLLSYAWKKWSEQTPLELLDPMLRDSYSRNEVMRCIHIGLLCIQESPHDRPSMETVALMLNSYSVTLSIPRQPPSFFRGRTPDRIKQGFSSDQSTTGSIPWSVNDVSITEVHPR, from the exons ATGCATATCTTCAAATCACCAACAATTATTACAACCCAATTGATTCTAGTTGCATCCTTGTTAACTTTACTTACCTTTCCATTTGAAGCTTCTCCAATATACAACTCATTCGCCTGCACAGACACCTCTTATTacaaacccaattcaaatttccaaaccGCTTTAAAAACTCTTCTCTCTTCCCTCATCTCAAACTCCACCCTCCACAACGGTTTCTACACCGTCAACATCCCTCTCTTCAATTCCCTCAACGACTTGAAAGGACTTTTCCTCTGCCGCGCAGACATCACTCCCTCCCTCTGTCAACGCTGTGTAACAGCAGCAGCTAATAACATCACGAATTTGTGTAACAACCAGACAGAATCTATCATCTGGTACGATGAGTGCTTTCTGCGTTACTCCAATAATTCATTCTTGAATCACATGGTTCCAGCAACGGACTTAGAATCAGATGAGAGTGTCCCTGTTACAGAAGCTTCCCAGTTCAGTAATTTTCTTGCAAGTCTTTTGAAGGATTTAGCATATGAAGCTGTGAATTCTCCTTCGGGTCAAAAATTTGCTGCAAAAGAAGAAAAATTCTTAGCTTCTTCGGTATATTCTTTGGCAGAGTGTACACCTGATTTATCTACTTTTGACTGTAACACGTGTTTGCAAGGTGCTATTAGTTCTATTGGAAATTGTTGTGATGGGGAAAGAGGTGCCAGATCACTTCTTCCGAGTTGTAATATTCGATATGAGTTTTACCCTTTTTACAACGTTTCTGCTGTTTCCACTCAGCCACAACTTCCTCCTCCTTCATCAG GAAAGAGCAATGTTGCTATGATTATTGGGGTCGTTGTCGCAATTGTTATGGCTGTGGCAGTTTTGATTATCGGCTGCTATTTCCTGCGTAAGAGGGCGAGGAAGAAGTATAAGTATAATAGTACATTCATCCAGGGTTCATCTTCAA TTCGGAGGGAGGAACTTACTGATATAGAGTGTTTGCAATTTGACTTTGCCACAATTGAAGCTGCTACAAATTGTTTCTCGGACGAGAACAAGATTGGTCAAGGTGGTTTTGGTGTGGTTTATAAG GGTATTCTTCCCGACGGACATGAGATAGCTGTGAAGAGGTTGTCGGTAACCTCCTTGCAGGGTGCAGTAGAGTTCAAGAATGAAGCTTCCCTTGTGGCCAAGCTTCAACATAGAAATTTAGTGAGGATGTTCGGATTTTGTTTGGAGGGGAGGGAGAAGATTCTTGTCTATGAATACATACCAAATAAAAGCCTTGATCACTTTCTATTCG ATCCTGCTAAGCAAAGGGAGTTAGATTGGTCAAAACGCTACAAGATTATAGTTGGAATTGCTCGAGGGATTCTTTATCTCCATGAAGACTCCCAACTTAGAATTATTCATCGTGATCTCAAAGCTAGCAATGTTCTATTAGATGAAAATATGAACGCAAAGATTTCAGATTTTGGGATGGCTAGAATTTTCCAAGGAGATCAGACTCAAGTAAATACAGGACGTATAGTTGGGACTTA CGGCTACATGTCTCCAGAATATGCAATGCGCGGACAATTTTCTGTGAAGTCAGATGTGTTCAGCTTCGGTGTCTTAGTTTTGGAAATTGTAAGTGGCAAGAAGAATACGGATCTAAATCAATGGAATGATGCTGATGACCTCTTAAGCTAT GCTTGGAAAAAATGGTCAGAGCAAACACCATTGGAGTTACTTGATCCAATGCTGCGCGATTCTTATTCAAGAAACGAAGTTATGAGATGCATCCATATCGGTTTATTGTGTATTCAGGAAAGTCCACATGACAGGCCTTCCATGGAAACTGTTGCACTTATGCTCAACAGTTATTCAGTTACGCTGTCAATACCTCGACAGCCACCGTCTTTCTTTCGTGGAAGAACACCTGACAGAATAAAGCAAGGGTTTAGTTCTGATCAGTCTACCACCGGATCAATTCCATGGTCTGTCAATGATGTATCCATTACTGAAGTGCACCCTCGATAA